The following DNA comes from Chitinispirillales bacterium.
AAAAAAGATGTAGTTTTAGGGAAATCTAGTGATGGCGGATTTTATTTGATTGGATTGAAAAAAGAACTAAATATTTTTTCTGATATTGAATGGAGTACAGATAAAGTATTTGGGCAAATGGAAAAAAATATGAATCAACAAAATCTAACATTTTCGACATTGAATGACATTCCAGAGATTGATACCGTGGATGATTTGAAGAAAATATACAAAATTTATATGCACAATAAAGATTTTCAACAAAAATACCCTTTTACTTGGAAAAAAACATTAGAAATCATATAATAAAACAAGATTCAAGATGAGTTAAAAATTAAAAATATTCATACAAAATCAATAGAAATATATTATTTTAAAATACGCATAATTGTCGAAAAGAGGGGATGTGCACGCTGAAAACGCTGTAAAGAATTTTATTTCCGGCGCCAATTGCTGTCAGGCGATAATGAGCGCATATGCCCAAGAGTATGATTTGGATTTGAAAACTTCGCAAAAACTTGCCGCCGGCTTTGGCGGAGGAATAGGACTTAGCAGAAACGTCTGCGGAGCGGTAAATGCAATTGTGATGGTGTTGGGATTGAAGTTTTTTGACACTGTCGATAAGTTTGAACTTTACAAAATTATACAAAACGCTCTTGCCGAATTTGAAAAACGGGCGGGAAGCATAAACTGCGCGCGGTTGACAAATTCGACTTACGGCGAAAGACTGCCTCCTCAGCACAAACAGACATGTTCCAAATACATAAAATTAGCCTGCGATATTTGCGACGAATTTATTGGCGGCGACAATTTTGACGGCGGCGACACCGGCGAATAAAGAGGCAAACACTTGACGCTTTGTCTCTTTTGTTTTGCGGCGAATATTATTTTATGTTAATTAATTATTGAACGGAAAACCTAATATGCAGAAAAAAACAGAAGAAAAAAGCGGTGTTTATATAAAAAATATCGCCCAAAACCGCAAGGCGAGGCACGATTACGAAATAATCGATTCTTACGAGGCGGGGATTGAACTTACCGGAACGGAAGTAAAATCAATGCGTCTGGGAAAAGTAAATATCGCCGATAGTTTTGCGGAAATTCGCAAAGGACAGATTTGGCTCAACAATCTGCACATAAGTTTGTACGAGCAAGGAAACCGCTTTAATCACGAAACGACAAGACAGCGGCGGCTTCTTATGCACAAAAAAGAAATAGCCTATTTGTTTCGGCAAACCGACAGGCAGCCGTTAACGCTTATTCCGCTTTTAATTTATTTCAAAAAGCAATGGGTAAAAATTCAAATAGGACTTTGCAGAGGACTGAAAAAGTACGACAAACGTCAAAAAATCGCCGAAGAAGAATCAAAAAAACGGCTTGCGGCGTTGAAAAAAATGAGATGATATGAAACGGCTTTTATTGATTTTTTTGTTCGCATTTTTTGTATGCGCTCAAACGCAGCAATGGAAGTTAATCGGACTGTCCGGAAATTCTTATCCGATTGACGTGATAAAAGACGGCGAGAAAGGGTATTTCGTCCCCGCATACCAAATATGGAAAAACTTAAATTTTATTCGAACCTCGACCGGCGATACGATAAGCGTAAAAATCAATAAAAACGAACTGAAAATGTTTAGAAACGACGATAAATGTTATTTTAACGCAACGGCGAAAAACCTAAAATATTCCACATTATACACAAATTCAAATACGTATTGCGATATAGCGTCCTTCTGCGAATTGATGAACGCAGCAAGCGGTTTGTATTTTGATCACAACGCTTCGATGAAAGAAATTCGCGTCGGCAAAACCCAAAATATTGACGTTAGTAAAGCAAAAAACATTGTTGAAGACGATAAAATTTCCGGAATTATCGTTATTGATCCGGGACACGGCGGAAAAGATCCCGG
Coding sequences within:
- the smpB gene encoding SsrA-binding protein SmpB, which produces MQKKTEEKSGVYIKNIAQNRKARHDYEIIDSYEAGIELTGTEVKSMRLGKVNIADSFAEIRKGQIWLNNLHISLYEQGNRFNHETTRQRRLLMHKKEIAYLFRQTDRQPLTLIPLLIYFKKQWVKIQIGLCRGLKKYDKRQKIAEEESKKRLAALKKMR
- a CDS encoding C-GCAxxG-C-C family protein, producing the protein MHAENAVKNFISGANCCQAIMSAYAQEYDLDLKTSQKLAAGFGGGIGLSRNVCGAVNAIVMVLGLKFFDTVDKFELYKIIQNALAEFEKRAGSINCARLTNSTYGERLPPQHKQTCSKYIKLACDICDEFIGGDNFDGGDTGE